Proteins from a single region of Anaerolineae bacterium:
- a CDS encoding non-lysosomal glucosylceramidase has translation MHPSLSRSRKIYRGEALRAVAMPLGGIGTGTIALCGDGSLRQWQIHNQVNHLACVPHSFFAVWARRARPPEEPIARVLQSSTLYDVPGPPAPPTSNDHLVPPAHRKLLKRLPGVQAIEFIGEYPIAELTYRDPALPLQVQMEAFSPFIPLNSKDSGLPAIVFNLIVTNPTDFTMLASVAATLQNAVGWDGVTPIFDHECFLYGGNFNTLARLGDMVAIHMSTTRLPEDDDGYGSMALAALSPEATYLTQWTDLDAFWADFSFDGRLSNIADSTPSPIGSTWNGALAVPFPLGPGESRTVTFLITWHFPNRYVNYSQRWLGIEDEKSKFWIGNQYNRWFRSALDVADYVQTHLERLSRETRLAHDTFYDTTLPYPLIDAVTSQMSIIRTPTCFWAEDGRFFGFEGCSGASTPHTEPVGGCCPLNCTHVWNYEMALARLFPSLERTMRETEWDIQQHPSGYLPHRVVLPLYLPRLWDRQIGGPANPALDGLLGGILKTYREYRACGDVDWLARMWPSVKKAIHHVWTAHDPGHSGVIEGEQPNTYDISIYGANTFIGTLYLAALRAVEEMAKLQNERDLAAECRAVYERGRVALDQRLWNGEYYIQDVDFDQHPEQNWGTGCHADQLLGQWWAHILGLGHLLDPERVRQAALSIFRYNFRENFRGHEQKPRAFVTEDDQGLLICTWPKGGRPAVPTLYSDEVWTGIEYAVAGLLLYEGEVEAALRIVSATRARYDGRKQNPWNEIECGDHYVRAMASWALLEAASGYRYDAGAAEIGFAPVITPEDFRAPFVARDGWGTFRQRVTADEQTETITPVYGSLTVKTLRFRPQGAVASATVTIDGQPVSATLSQADGEAILALTEPITLQAGQSLTITLQP, from the coding sequence ATGCACCCGTCCCTTTCCCGCTCGCGCAAAATCTATCGCGGCGAGGCACTGCGCGCCGTCGCCATGCCGCTGGGAGGTATCGGCACCGGCACCATTGCCTTGTGCGGCGATGGCTCACTGCGTCAGTGGCAAATCCACAACCAGGTCAACCACCTGGCCTGCGTGCCCCATTCCTTCTTCGCGGTGTGGGCGCGGCGAGCTCGCCCACCAGAGGAGCCGATAGCGCGCGTGTTGCAATCCAGCACTCTGTACGATGTCCCCGGTCCACCGGCACCACCCACATCCAACGATCATCTAGTGCCGCCGGCACATCGCAAGCTGCTCAAACGATTGCCCGGCGTGCAAGCTATCGAGTTCATCGGTGAATACCCCATCGCCGAGCTGACGTATCGGGACCCGGCGTTGCCGTTGCAGGTCCAGATGGAAGCATTTAGCCCGTTTATCCCGTTGAACAGCAAAGATTCCGGTCTGCCAGCCATCGTCTTCAACCTCATCGTGACCAATCCCACTGACTTCACGATGCTCGCATCAGTGGCGGCTACGCTGCAAAACGCAGTAGGCTGGGACGGCGTCACCCCCATCTTCGACCACGAGTGTTTCCTATACGGCGGCAACTTTAACACGCTGGCACGGTTGGGGGACATGGTGGCCATTCACATGAGCACAACTCGCCTGCCAGAGGACGACGATGGCTATGGGAGTATGGCGCTGGCTGCCCTTTCGCCAGAGGCGACTTACCTTACGCAATGGACCGATCTGGACGCGTTTTGGGCGGATTTCAGCTTCGACGGTCGGCTAAGCAACATCGCTGATAGCACGCCTAGTCCGATAGGAAGCACCTGGAACGGGGCCCTGGCCGTACCGTTCCCCCTTGGCCCTGGTGAGTCACGCACAGTGACCTTTCTTATCACTTGGCACTTTCCTAATCGTTATGTCAATTATTCGCAGCGCTGGTTGGGCATCGAAGATGAGAAAAGCAAGTTCTGGATCGGCAACCAGTACAATCGCTGGTTCCGCTCGGCGCTGGATGTAGCCGACTATGTGCAAACCCACCTCGAGCGCCTGAGCCGGGAAACCCGGCTTGCCCACGACACCTTTTACGACACGACGCTGCCCTATCCGCTAATAGATGCGGTCACCTCACAGATGAGCATCATTCGCACGCCCACCTGCTTTTGGGCTGAGGACGGACGCTTCTTCGGCTTTGAAGGGTGTAGCGGAGCCTCGACCCCTCATACTGAGCCCGTCGGCGGCTGCTGTCCGCTCAATTGCACCCATGTCTGGAACTATGAGATGGCCTTGGCTCGGCTGTTTCCGTCATTAGAGCGCACCATGCGGGAGACGGAGTGGGACATCCAACAACATCCGTCAGGCTATCTGCCCCACCGGGTGGTCTTGCCTCTCTACCTGCCGCGCCTTTGGGACCGCCAGATCGGCGGGCCGGCTAATCCGGCGCTGGATGGGCTGCTGGGCGGCATCCTCAAGACATACCGCGAATACCGTGCCTGTGGCGACGTGGACTGGCTGGCTCGTATGTGGCCATCGGTCAAAAAGGCAATCCACCACGTGTGGACCGCGCATGATCCAGGCCACAGCGGCGTGATCGAGGGCGAACAGCCCAACACCTACGATATCTCGATCTACGGGGCGAACACCTTCATCGGCACGCTCTATCTGGCTGCCTTGCGAGCTGTCGAGGAGATGGCAAAGCTTCAGAACGAGAGGGATTTAGCTGCCGAGTGCCGGGCCGTCTACGAACGCGGCCGCGTCGCCCTTGATCAACGGCTATGGAATGGCGAATACTACATCCAGGATGTAGACTTTGATCAGCATCCGGAACAGAACTGGGGCACCGGCTGCCATGCTGATCAATTATTGGGGCAGTGGTGGGCGCACATCCTGGGACTGGGCCATCTGCTGGATCCGGAGCGGGTACGCCAAGCTGCCCTTTCGATCTTCCGCTACAACTTCCGAGAGAACTTTCGCGGCCATGAGCAGAAGCCGCGCGCCTTTGTGACCGAGGACGATCAGGGACTGTTGATCTGCACCTGGCCCAAGGGTGGCCGGCCGGCCGTGCCCACTCTCTACTCGGACGAAGTGTGGACCGGGATCGAGTATGCCGTAGCCGGCCTGCTATTGTACGAGGGCGAGGTGGAGGCGGCGTTGCGCATCGTGTCGGCCACGCGCGCCCGTTACGACGGCCGCAAACAGAATCCGTGGAACGAGATCGAGTGTGGCGATCACTACGTGCGAGCAATGGCATCGTGGGCACTGCTGGAGGCGGCATCCGGCTATCGCTACGACGCCGGCGCAGCGGAGATCGGCTTCGCTCCGGTGATCACGCCGGAGGATTTTCGGGCGCCTTTCGTGGCCCGTGATGGCTGGGGCACCTTCCGCCAGCGCGTGACGGCGGACGAACAGACGGAAACGATCACGCCGGTTTACGGCTCGCTGACGGTGAAGACGCTACGCTTCCGTCCCCAAGGTGCTGTGGCTTCGGCGACGGTAACAATAGACGGCCAGCCTGTCTCGGCAACGCTCTCACAGGCCGATGGCGAGGCGATCCTAGCCCTAACGGAGCCGATCACCCTGCAGGCGGGCCAATCGCTGACGATCACATTACAACCCTGA
- the dnaA gene encoding chromosomal replication initiator protein DnaA yields MNHLAGTPRAEAIWRATLGELQLRMPRATYDTWLKNSTLLAYEDGCFIIGVPNAYAKDWLEQRLHGLVKRVLESVAGHAVELRFTVRPPAERRTSMTDAVPLLLKETAFPVETKPSSSSNGRHLLNPRYTFEAFIVGDNNRLAHAAALSVTDYPGQKFNPLLIYGGTGLGKTHLLHAIGHRSLSRGIRVLYVTSEEFTIELINAIRTQTTEAFRNKYRTSDILLIDDIQFIAGKESTQEEFFHTFNTLHAANRQIVLTSDRHPLAMTTLEERLRSRFGGGLCVDIKPPDLEVRAAIVKAKAAAIGFHLPDDVVMLIAQRVRTNIRDLEGALNRVVAEAQMYNSPITLQQAQAVLETLAPPQVALSPEETVKLVARHLGVDEDELLGRGRSKEVAMARQILMYLLRHVCDLSLPQIGELLGRDHTTVIYGIEKVERLIETDDHVRRSIMRLREELFATAR; encoded by the coding sequence ATGAACCACCTTGCTGGTACACCACGAGCGGAAGCAATCTGGCGGGCAACGCTAGGCGAGTTGCAACTGCGCATGCCTCGTGCCACCTATGACACATGGCTCAAAAACAGCACCTTGCTGGCTTACGAGGATGGATGTTTCATTATTGGCGTCCCCAACGCTTACGCTAAGGACTGGCTAGAGCAACGGCTTCATGGCCTGGTCAAGCGGGTGTTAGAAAGCGTGGCCGGCCACGCCGTCGAGCTCCGCTTCACCGTGCGTCCGCCAGCTGAGCGTCGAACCTCGATGACGGATGCAGTCCCTCTTCTGTTGAAGGAGACGGCCTTCCCGGTCGAGACAAAGCCCTCGTCCTCCAGCAACGGGCGACACCTGCTGAACCCTCGCTATACCTTCGAAGCCTTCATCGTAGGGGATAACAACCGCCTAGCTCACGCAGCGGCCCTTTCCGTCACCGACTATCCCGGGCAAAAGTTCAACCCGTTGCTGATTTACGGGGGCACAGGATTGGGCAAAACCCATCTGTTACATGCCATTGGGCATCGCTCGCTGAGTCGCGGCATCCGGGTGCTGTATGTGACTTCAGAGGAGTTCACCATCGAGCTGATCAACGCCATTCGGACGCAGACTACCGAAGCGTTTCGCAACAAATATCGCACCTCAGACATCCTGCTGATAGACGATATCCAATTCATCGCCGGCAAGGAGAGCACGCAAGAGGAGTTTTTCCACACCTTTAACACGCTGCATGCCGCTAACAGACAAATCGTGCTCACTAGCGACCGCCACCCGTTAGCTATGACCACTCTGGAAGAGCGATTGCGCTCGCGCTTCGGGGGTGGGCTCTGCGTGGACATTAAGCCGCCGGATCTGGAAGTGCGCGCGGCGATCGTCAAGGCGAAGGCTGCTGCCATAGGATTCCATCTGCCCGATGACGTGGTGATGCTCATCGCCCAACGCGTGCGCACCAACATCCGAGACCTGGAGGGCGCGCTCAACCGGGTGGTAGCTGAGGCGCAAATGTACAATAGCCCCATCACCCTTCAACAGGCTCAGGCGGTGTTGGAGACACTGGCTCCGCCCCAAGTCGCGCTATCGCCAGAGGAGACCGTGAAGCTGGTCGCACGCCACTTGGGCGTAGACGAGGATGAGCTTTTGGGTCGCGGGCGTAGCAAAGAGGTGGCCATGGCTCGGCAGATCCTGATGTACCTGTTGCGCCATGTTTGTGACCTTTCCCTTCCCCAAATCGGCGAACTGCTGGGGCGTGATCATACCACAGTGATCTATGGGATCGAGAAGGTGGAAAGGCTCATCGAGACCGATGATCACGTGCGCCGTTCCATCATGAGGCTCCGGGAGGAGCTCTTTGCCACAGCTCGATAG
- a CDS encoding metallophosphatase family protein, with translation MRVLVLSDIHANLAALEAVLADADGFGYDEVWCLGDVVGYGPDPNECIERLRNLPNKLICVAGNHDWAALGRLDIEDFNPEARQAVQWTQAALTPSHRAWLESLPDIPIVLGRYTIAHGSPRHPVWEYILTPSVAHSNFAHFSTPYCLVGHTHIPIIYRLSENETEGRARCQALNPIPHHWIALAGSHRLILNPGSVGQPRDSDPRASYALLDVEDELWMYRRLPYPVELTQMRMREAGLPDRLIARLAYGW, from the coding sequence ATGCGTGTGCTGGTCCTGTCTGATATCCACGCCAACCTAGCCGCTCTGGAGGCGGTGTTGGCCGATGCCGACGGATTCGGATACGATGAGGTCTGGTGTCTGGGCGACGTGGTCGGCTACGGCCCAGATCCAAACGAGTGCATTGAACGGCTGCGCAATCTGCCTAACAAACTCATCTGTGTGGCCGGCAATCACGACTGGGCCGCCTTGGGACGGCTGGACATCGAAGATTTCAACCCCGAAGCGCGGCAGGCTGTCCAGTGGACTCAGGCAGCGCTGACCCCAAGCCATCGCGCCTGGCTCGAGAGCCTGCCGGACATTCCTATCGTCCTGGGCCGCTACACCATCGCGCATGGCAGCCCTCGCCATCCCGTGTGGGAGTACATCCTCACCCCCAGCGTAGCCCACAGCAATTTCGCCCATTTCTCCACCCCATACTGTCTCGTCGGACACACGCACATTCCTATTATCTACCGACTGAGCGAAAACGAGACAGAAGGCCGCGCCCGTTGTCAGGCGCTGAATCCGATCCCCCATCACTGGATCGCGCTCGCCGGCTCCCATCGCTTAATCCTGAACCCTGGCAGCGTTGGACAACCGCGCGACAGCGACCCCCGAGCTAGCTACGCACTGCTAGACGTCGAGGACGAGCTCTGGATGTACCGTCGGTTACCTTATCCTGTTGAGCTCACCCAGATGCGAATGCGGGAGGCTGGCCTGCCTGATCGCCTGATCGCCCGCTTAGCATACGGTTGGTAA
- a CDS encoding M1 family metallopeptidase, producing MRLRRSKDLVYLCLAILLPVIGWSACQPTALIPLDQAHPSWPSAGMEEHNTNASHLLSTLPPEPWKADDLRLFEYAMIPAARGDVAQVVTALHPTRYQMDLRFDPVAYTVIGREIVHYTNTEGVPLDAVYFRLFPNLPGLGWAAVSMLTVDRIPVTPRAELEGSALRVPLQPPLSPGNSVTFELDFAVKVPIELGSNYGAFAYVDGVLALAGFYPIIPVYDEGWNVEIAPTYGDITYTDTSLYLVRFTLPTGWQAAASGSALAVRDNGDGTTTWTFVTGPMRDFNLVASPEYVASETRVGATTVRSYYKPADAAGGQRALEYAARALEYFNEAFGPYPFAELDVAATPNTAAGIEYPGLIVIAQRLYEQMDSFFEWATVHETAHQWWYSLVGSDQVDEPWLDESLTQYVTLMYVEKTKGPLAAMAARQIAFERPYRQLVDEGRDQPVGQPVRAFSEGDYGAVVYAKGPLFFDALRRAMGDQAFRAFLRAYFEAYRYRIATPEALLATAGEVCRCDVRPIYEEWILGIRTTRDERE from the coding sequence GTGAGATTGAGACGATCGAAAGATCTTGTATATCTGTGCCTAGCTATCCTCCTCCCAGTAATTGGGTGGAGCGCCTGCCAGCCAACAGCCCTGATACCATTGGACCAGGCTCATCCCTCTTGGCCGTCGGCGGGAATGGAGGAGCACAACACCAATGCTTCTCATCTGCTTTCCACCTTGCCCCCTGAACCGTGGAAAGCGGACGATTTGCGCCTCTTCGAGTATGCCATGATCCCTGCGGCTCGTGGTGATGTTGCCCAAGTGGTCACTGCCCTTCATCCTACCCGCTACCAGATGGATCTCCGTTTCGACCCAGTAGCCTATACAGTAATCGGCCGGGAGATCGTTCATTACACTAACACCGAGGGTGTGCCGTTGGACGCGGTCTACTTTCGCCTGTTCCCCAACCTCCCAGGCCTAGGCTGGGCTGCCGTGTCCATGCTTACGGTGGATAGAATACCCGTCACGCCGCGGGCTGAGCTGGAGGGCAGTGCGCTGCGCGTCCCTCTGCAGCCGCCGCTCTCGCCCGGCAACTCAGTTACTTTTGAGCTCGATTTCGCAGTGAAGGTGCCCATCGAGCTGGGGAGCAATTACGGTGCCTTCGCGTATGTGGATGGCGTGCTAGCGCTGGCTGGTTTCTATCCCATCATCCCGGTGTACGACGAAGGATGGAACGTAGAGATTGCGCCGACTTATGGGGACATCACGTACACTGATACCAGCCTGTACCTAGTGCGCTTCACGCTGCCCACGGGCTGGCAAGCGGCTGCCTCTGGGTCAGCCCTGGCGGTGCGAGACAACGGGGACGGCACTACAACGTGGACCTTTGTCACCGGGCCTATGCGGGATTTCAATCTAGTCGCCTCACCGGAATACGTGGCGAGCGAGACGCGTGTCGGCGCGACGACGGTGCGTTCCTATTACAAGCCGGCGGATGCGGCGGGCGGCCAACGGGCGCTGGAATACGCCGCTCGCGCCTTGGAGTACTTCAACGAAGCCTTCGGCCCCTACCCATTCGCCGAACTTGATGTTGCCGCCACCCCCAACACGGCTGCTGGCATCGAGTACCCAGGCTTGATCGTGATCGCGCAGCGCCTATACGAGCAGATGGACAGCTTCTTCGAGTGGGCCACCGTACATGAGACGGCTCACCAATGGTGGTACAGCCTGGTGGGAAGCGATCAGGTGGACGAACCGTGGCTAGACGAATCGCTGACCCAATATGTCACGTTGATGTACGTAGAGAAGACAAAAGGACCGCTGGCCGCTATGGCGGCCCGCCAGATCGCATTTGAGCGCCCATACCGTCAGCTCGTAGACGAGGGGCGTGATCAGCCGGTGGGGCAGCCGGTGCGGGCGTTCAGCGAGGGCGATTATGGCGCAGTGGTATACGCCAAGGGCCCTCTCTTCTTCGACGCGTTGCGCAGAGCGATGGGCGATCAGGCTTTTCGCGCCTTTCTGCGGGCTTATTTCGAGGCTTATCGCTATCGCATCGCCACGCCGGAGGCGCTCCTGGCCACTGCCGGGGAAGTGTGCCGTTGCGACGTGCGTCCCATTTACGAGGAGTGGATCCTGGGCATTCGTACGACGAGGGACGAAAGGGAATAG
- a CDS encoding Gfo/Idh/MocA family oxidoreductase, whose translation MRPAKIGIIGCGAISGVYFEAGKRFEIMDIVACADIILERAKAKAEQYQIPKVCTPEELLADPEIEIVVNLTVPKAHFEVSLAALEAGKSVYSEKPLAVTREEGRRLLDTARERGLLLGCAPDTFMGGGLQTCRKLIDDGWIGEPVAAAAFMMSHGHESWHPDPEFYYQVGGGPMFDMGPYYLTALIHLIGPVRRVTGSARITFPERTITSQPKYGKKIQVETPTHVAGIMDFTNGAVGTIVTTFDVWAAQLPRIEIYGTEGSLSVPDPNGFGGPVAIRRAGADEWTPMPLTHGYTRQSRGLGIADMAYALRTGRRHRANGEMAYHVLDIMQAFLDASREGRHVELTSTCERPTPLPMGLREGQLDE comes from the coding sequence ATGAGACCGGCGAAAATCGGGATTATCGGCTGTGGCGCTATCAGCGGCGTCTACTTCGAGGCCGGGAAAAGATTCGAGATCATGGACATCGTCGCCTGCGCGGATATCATCCTGGAGCGGGCTAAGGCCAAGGCAGAGCAATACCAGATCCCAAAAGTTTGCACCCCGGAGGAGCTGTTGGCCGACCCAGAGATCGAGATCGTGGTCAACCTGACGGTCCCCAAGGCTCATTTCGAGGTGAGCTTGGCCGCGCTGGAGGCCGGCAAATCGGTCTACAGCGAAAAGCCGCTGGCAGTCACCCGTGAAGAGGGACGACGGCTATTGGACACGGCACGCGAACGTGGGCTGCTCCTCGGCTGCGCCCCGGACACGTTCATGGGCGGCGGATTGCAGACCTGCCGCAAGCTGATAGACGACGGCTGGATCGGTGAGCCAGTGGCCGCTGCCGCCTTTATGATGAGCCACGGACACGAGAGCTGGCACCCCGATCCTGAGTTCTACTATCAAGTGGGTGGTGGGCCGATGTTCGACATGGGGCCGTACTACCTTACCGCGCTGATCCATCTGATCGGCCCAGTGCGACGCGTCACCGGCTCCGCGCGGATTACTTTCCCGGAGCGGACGATCACCAGCCAGCCCAAGTACGGAAAGAAGATCCAAGTGGAGACGCCTACCCACGTGGCCGGCATCATGGACTTCACGAATGGCGCGGTGGGGACGATCGTCACCACCTTTGATGTCTGGGCGGCTCAGTTGCCCCGGATCGAAATCTACGGCACCGAGGGATCACTGAGCGTGCCTGACCCTAACGGCTTTGGCGGGCCAGTGGCGATACGACGCGCCGGCGCCGATGAGTGGACCCCGATGCCGCTGACACACGGATATACCCGACAAAGCCGTGGGCTGGGCATCGCGGACATGGCATACGCGCTGCGCACAGGCCGACGTCATCGGGCTAACGGCGAGATGGCTTATCACGTCCTGGACATCATGCAGGCCTTCCTGGACGCCTCTCGCGAGGGCAGACATGTCGAATTA
- a CDS encoding sulfatase-like hydrolase/transferase, whose protein sequence is MNVIVIVLDSFRQDHVSFYHSGRPAFEDIPACQTPNLDAFARECIVFDNAYPEALPTIPVRTQLFTGQATLPFRPWQPLTREDISIAEILRAEGYVCGLISDCYHYRAPGMNFHRGFHAYRWVRGQEYDPWTSHPPRRHLDNYVNEHYDATWRSRVAQFLANTDDLTHEEDWFPAKVVDEAIDWLTRNRSHRRIFAWIDSFDPHEPWDPPARFDTYTDPAYRGKRLILPMGGPAERWATPEEIRHIRGLYAGEAAFVDHCLGRLFQALRDLGYYDDSVIVLLADHGHPLADHGKFLKGGDRLHNELLKVPFMIRLPGGQGARRTQAIVQFHDVLPTLLDLLGMAHNISAMHGRSFLPVLRGDAEAHREVIITGYHEAFDRCVRDEVWSYIRRPEGQPDELYHLIEDPRERINRIDDYPEEARRLARAFGSYFYRGIVQAEVKGIQGKYELASGGIS, encoded by the coding sequence ATGAATGTCATCGTCATCGTGCTCGATAGCTTCCGGCAGGACCATGTCAGCTTCTATCACAGTGGCCGGCCTGCCTTCGAGGACATCCCAGCCTGCCAAACCCCCAACCTGGACGCTTTCGCGCGCGAGTGCATCGTGTTCGATAACGCTTACCCCGAGGCGCTGCCGACGATCCCGGTGCGCACACAGCTCTTCACAGGGCAGGCCACGCTGCCGTTTCGCCCCTGGCAGCCGTTGACCCGCGAGGACATCTCGATCGCTGAGATTTTGCGTGCGGAAGGATATGTGTGCGGCCTGATTTCTGATTGTTACCATTACCGCGCGCCTGGCATGAATTTCCATCGCGGTTTCCACGCCTACCGCTGGGTTCGTGGCCAGGAATACGACCCGTGGACCTCACATCCACCTCGTCGCCATCTAGACAATTATGTCAACGAGCATTACGACGCAACCTGGCGCAGCCGAGTAGCGCAGTTCCTGGCCAACACTGACGACCTCACCCACGAGGAAGACTGGTTCCCCGCCAAGGTGGTGGACGAGGCAATAGACTGGCTGACGCGCAATCGTAGCCACCGGCGGATCTTCGCTTGGATAGACTCGTTCGACCCCCATGAACCGTGGGACCCACCGGCTCGCTTCGACACCTATACCGACCCAGCTTACCGCGGCAAACGGCTGATCCTGCCGATGGGTGGGCCGGCCGAGCGCTGGGCTACGCCAGAGGAGATCCGCCATATCCGAGGCCTGTACGCAGGCGAGGCCGCGTTTGTGGACCACTGCCTGGGCAGGCTATTTCAGGCGTTGCGCGATCTGGGCTACTACGACGACTCAGTCATCGTATTGCTGGCTGACCACGGACACCCCCTGGCCGATCACGGCAAGTTCCTCAAAGGCGGCGATCGCCTGCATAACGAGCTACTCAAGGTGCCGTTCATGATTCGCCTCCCCGGTGGCCAGGGCGCTCGCCGCACGCAAGCGATCGTCCAGTTCCACGATGTGTTGCCTACCTTGCTCGACTTGCTGGGGATGGCCCATAACATCTCAGCCATGCACGGCCGCAGCTTCCTGCCCGTCCTTCGCGGCGACGCCGAGGCGCATCGCGAGGTGATCATCACCGGCTACCACGAGGCATTTGACCGCTGTGTGCGCGACGAGGTCTGGAGCTACATTCGCCGGCCAGAGGGACAGCCCGATGAGCTGTACCACCTGATCGAGGACCCGCGCGAGCGCATCAACCGAATTGATGACTATCCGGAAGAGGCGCGCCGTCTAGCCCGCGCCTTCGGCAGCTACTTCTACCGCGGGATAGTCCAGGCCGAGGTGAAAGGCATTCAAGGCAAGTATGAGCTGGCGTCTGGGGGGATCTCCTGA
- the hisN gene encoding histidinol-phosphatase codes for MGIPSLRSLLEFALDATWQAGRITLGYFQTGVAAERKADNTPITIADRQAEQKLRELIGRYWPDHGIIGEEFGHQAGSSGLTWILDPIDGTKSFVHGVPLYANLIALTDGEATLLGVAHFPALGETVYAARGEGCYWNGRRARVSNVSRLEDATLLTSDLNSFAPHGKTEAWQRLVDATYIQRTWGDAYGYALVATGRAEIMVDPAMEIWDCGPLQVILEEAGGTFTDWQGTPTIHAREAIATNGVLFEAVMQLVRVK; via the coding sequence ATGGGCATTCCATCGCTGCGTTCTCTCTTGGAATTCGCGCTAGATGCGACCTGGCAGGCCGGCCGCATTACGCTAGGTTATTTTCAAACTGGCGTGGCTGCCGAGCGCAAAGCCGACAACACGCCCATCACTATCGCTGACCGCCAAGCCGAGCAGAAACTGCGCGAGCTGATCGGCCGCTATTGGCCCGATCACGGCATTATCGGCGAGGAATTTGGCCACCAAGCCGGCTCCTCCGGCCTCACCTGGATCCTCGACCCGATTGACGGCACCAAATCGTTCGTGCACGGTGTGCCACTATACGCCAACTTGATCGCACTTACCGATGGCGAGGCCACGCTGTTGGGCGTCGCCCACTTCCCTGCGCTGGGCGAGACGGTCTACGCAGCTCGCGGCGAGGGATGCTATTGGAACGGTCGGCGCGCTCGCGTCTCCAACGTGAGCCGGCTGGAGGACGCTACCCTGCTCACCAGCGACCTCAACAGTTTCGCGCCCCATGGCAAGACAGAGGCCTGGCAGCGGCTGGTGGACGCGACCTATATTCAGCGAACGTGGGGAGACGCCTACGGCTATGCGCTGGTAGCCACTGGGCGAGCTGAGATCATGGTGGACCCTGCAATGGAGATCTGGGATTGCGGACCGCTTCAGGTGATCCTGGAGGAGGCCGGTGGCACCTTCACCGACTGGCAGGGCACACCCACCATCCATGCCCGCGAGGCTATCGCCACGAATGGAGTGCTATTCGAAGCAGTAATGCAGCTTGTCCGGGTCAAGTAA
- a CDS encoding GNAT family N-acetyltransferase, whose protein sequence is MRWVKYCPQCSARLEQRPVGDRVRPVCPACGFIFYLNPAVAAGTLVEQDDYIMLVRRGVEPGRGLWGLPAGYVEADESVEEAAIRETREESGLIVELDGLLGVYSFGAEGDARGVLILYAAHVIGGTLRAGDDAMEVGWFTLETLPPDDQIAFQTHRQALHEWSRARAITYRLATPEQAAIVQEISQAYQLPDRDLGADVARPERALIVALDRGRVVGFADVTFHRSEGMARLYQVFVLPHYRRWGIGTALIRQAVAFTKAQGLARLLTEVDANNVGIGAYLKAGFRACGFLNLGSSEKDRAILFLAHDLASESPEALSQRSKRAPI, encoded by the coding sequence ATGAGATGGGTGAAATACTGTCCTCAGTGTAGCGCCCGTCTAGAACAACGGCCAGTGGGCGATCGAGTGAGGCCGGTATGCCCTGCTTGCGGCTTCATTTTCTACCTAAATCCAGCTGTCGCAGCAGGCACTTTGGTGGAGCAGGATGATTACATCATGTTGGTGCGACGCGGCGTAGAACCAGGCCGAGGGTTATGGGGCTTGCCAGCAGGCTACGTCGAGGCCGACGAATCGGTTGAAGAGGCAGCCATTCGTGAAACGCGTGAGGAAAGCGGTCTGATCGTCGAGCTGGACGGGCTTCTGGGGGTGTACTCCTTCGGAGCGGAGGGCGACGCGCGCGGGGTGCTCATCCTGTATGCGGCTCATGTCATCGGAGGCACCTTAAGGGCCGGAGACGATGCGATGGAGGTGGGGTGGTTTACCCTGGAGACGCTTCCGCCTGATGACCAGATTGCCTTCCAGACGCACCGGCAGGCACTACACGAGTGGTCTCGAGCGCGTGCGATCACTTACCGGTTGGCCACGCCGGAACAGGCAGCTATCGTCCAGGAGATCAGCCAGGCCTATCAGCTACCCGATCGAGATCTGGGCGCCGATGTGGCTAGGCCCGAGCGCGCGCTGATCGTTGCGCTAGACCGTGGCCGGGTGGTTGGCTTCGCCGACGTGACCTTCCACCGTAGTGAAGGCATGGCCCGGTTGTATCAAGTGTTCGTGCTGCCACATTATCGGCGTTGGGGGATCGGGACAGCGCTCATCAGGCAAGCAGTAGCTTTCACAAAGGCGCAAGGGCTAGCCCGCCTGCTCACGGAAGTGGATGCCAATAACGTGGGAATTGGTGCCTACCTTAAAGCGGGGTTCCGCGCTTGCGGCTTCCTCAATCTTGGCAGCTCAGAGAAGGATCGCGCTATCCTGTTCTTGGCCCACGATTTAGCCTCAGAAAGTCCAGAGGCCCTCTCTCAGAGATCGAAGCGTGCTCCCATCTGA